The DNA segment CTAATGAAGCCGCTGTTATTCCTGCGCATCTTGTGCCGCCGTTTGCTTGTAGGACTTCTATGAAAAGGTCTATGGATGTTCGAGGATAGTATTCTAGAAAGATTGATGGTTCTAAGGCCTCTCGTATCACTTTCGAAAGTTCTACTTCTCTTCTTGAAGGAGCGGGCGACTTTCTCTCATCCACGGAAAAAGGCGCCATGTGATATCGGCATCTCAATCGAGAACGGTCGGGTAAAGCAAGATGTTTTGGATGAACTTCATGAGGTCCATAAACTGCCGTTAAAATCTTATTCTTCCCCTGCTCAATATATGCTGAGCCGTCTGCATTGCTAAGAATGCCAATTTGTATCGTTGTTGGTCTTAACTCGTTAAATTTCCTTCCGTCTATTCTAACACTATCTTTGTCAATCAATTTTCCTTCTGCTTTAGGCATTTTTAATTTCACCTTCCTTTTCTTTTTTCAACATTTCTGCTACGCGATCGGTTAGACCACTTGTGTGGGACTCGTCTTCTATTTTGCGGATAGCCATGGCTGCAAGCTGCTCGTCCTCTAAGTTCTTGCCGCTTATAAGCACCACTCCGTTTTGGCCTAAAAGAATTTGACATCCTGTCTCACGTTTTATCATGCTTATCATTGAACCTTTTCTACCGATAATTCGCGGGATTTTCGTCGAAGTGATTTCAATGATTTGACCACGAGTAATTTTTCCAAGACCAGGCTCTCGTACTGTCAGAAGCGGGTCGCGGGTTCTG comes from the Candidatus Bathyarchaeota archaeon genome and includes:
- a CDS encoding exosome complex exonuclease Rrp41, whose product is MPKAEGKLIDKDSVRIDGRKFNELRPTTIQIGILSNADGSAYIEQGKNKILTAVYGPHEVHPKHLALPDRSRLRCRYHMAPFSVDERKSPAPSRREVELSKVIREALEPSIFLEYYPRTSIDLFIEVLQANGGTRCAGITAASLALADAGVPMRDLTAACAAGKLEGQLVLDLNDSEDKEGEADVPLAYMPNLNAITLLQMDGQLTLEEFEKAIKLSLEGCTQLYKMQKEALKTKYVVVKEEVKE